In Flavobacterium hankyongi, the genomic window TGGCTTCTAATTTGTTGTGAACTTGAAGTTTGGTATAGATATTCTCTACATGCTTGCGAATTGTCCCCGGTGATAAAAATAGATTTTCAGCAATAGCATTGTATTTTAATCCTTTACTTAATTGCTCTAAGACTTCTACTTCCCTTGATGTTAAACTGATTTCTTCTTTTGCAATTACATCATCAAAAACTAGTGGCTCTCTTAATAGTTTAAGCGTTTTCATCGCAATTGAAGGTGTCATTCCTGCGCCACCGGATAAGGTTTCTTGAATGCCATTGTACAATTCTTGTGGATTTACCTCTTTGAGAAAATAACCATCAGCTCCTGCTTTTATGGCTTTGAAAATATTTTCATCGTTATCAAAAACCGTTAGCATAATGATTTTGATTTGTGGAAACTTTGATTTGATGATTGCTGTAGCTTCAATACCATTCATTTTGGGCATTTCGATATCCATCAAAATCAAATCGAGATGGTGATTTTTTTCTAATTTTTCAATAATGTCTTGCCCATGAATAGCTTTCATGCGCACTTCAACATCAGCAAAAAAACTCAATTTATCTTGAATGGTTTTTTGTAGAAACGTATTATCGTCAACAATGGCAATTCGAATCATGGGTTATTTGTTTAGTGAAATTGTAATTTGCGTTCCTTTTCCTAAATCAGAATGAATTTGAAAAACACCTCCTATTTCTTCAATACGCTTTTGCATGTTTACGATTCCATTTCCTAAATCAATTCCATCAAGATCAAAACCTTTTCCATTATCTGTAATTTCAACTGTGATGCCGCTTTTATTGGGCTGAACCTGAATTGAAATCGCATTAGCATCAGCATATTTAATTGCATTATTAACAGCTTCTTGAATGGTTCTATACAAATTAATCCCTTCTAAAGATGAAAATTTGTAGTTTTTCAAGCGATCATCCACCGTAAATTTAAACGCGGTATTTTCTTTTGCTGATTGTGCTTTTTCAATAAAATTGTAAATCCTAGAGCTTAAATCATCAAACGTAAACTCATTAGCATTCATCGCCCAAATGGTATCTCGAAGTTCCACAATGGTTGTTTTGGTAAAATCACTAATCTTAGTCAAATGATTTTTAATGGACATTTCCATTGATGGAAATCCAAATTTCAAATTCTCAACCGAAGAAATAATAAATGTCAATTGTGCTCCAATATTATCGTGCAAATCTCTTGAAATCGCCAATCGTTGCTCGTGCAATTTATTTTGATTTTCGATTTGGGCAATGGCCGTTTGCAATTCAAATTCTTGTTTTTGTTGCACATTTTTAAGACGTTGTTGACGATAAATCAAAAAGCCTACAATAGCGATAAAAAAAGCAAGCAGTGAGAGAATAATAATAGTTGTGGTTTTTTTCTTGGCTTCGGCTTCTTTTTGTAAGAGTTGTTTCTCTTTTTCTGCGGTTTGATATTTAGTTTCTAGTTCCGCTGTTTGTTCTAAAACGGTTGATTTTAATTTTTCATCCTTTAAATGGTTGTATGCATTAAAATAAAAAGCGCTACTGTCTTTCATGTTTTGATACAGGCAAACCAATGTTAATTTTTTATAGGTTTCCGTTAAATACCTGTCGGATTCATATTGTTGGTGAATCTTTTTAACCTTTAATAATAATTCATATGCTTCACGATACCTTTTCTGTTGGATAAAATCCTCTGATTTGGATAATAATACATTGGATTGTTCTATTTCAGAATTTAATTCTTTTAAAAGTTTTTCAGAAATTTGATAATACTTCTTGGCATTTTCTGAATTCCCTTTGGCAGAATGAACCGCACCAATTCGTTGGTTTAAAGTTGAAATCCCAAGATTGTCTTGACAAGATTTGCAATGTTCAAGACTTATTTTATAGGAATTCAGGGCTTTTAAGGTATCCTTTTTATCTAGATATACATCGCCAAGAGAAAGATAGGTATGACACAATCCTTGTTTCATGTCATTTTTTTGGAGAAAATCAGTCGATTCTTGAAGATACTTGATGGCTTTTTCATAATTTTTCATTTCAAAGAAAATCAACCCCAAATTGCCTTTTGTCAAACTTGCAATCGTATCATTTTTCCCTTCAAAATATTGAATCGCCTCAATAAAATATCTAGTGGCTGGAACATAATCCTGTTTGCTGGCAAATACATTGCCTATGTTAATTTTCGCTTTTGCGACCCCTTCAAAATCTTTATTAACCGTTCTAATTTGTATCGCTTTTCGATAATTTTCTTCTGATTTTTTGAAATTTTCTTTACGCAAATAAATACCTCCCAAATTTGAATAACATTGAGTAATCAATTGATGTTTTTTAGTCTTATGAGCCAGTAATAACGCTTTTTCCTCATACACTAAGGCCGAATCAAGCGAAACATCCATGTAATTCCAACCTAAATCGGAATAAATTTGCGTCGTACGTTCTAAATTAGGCTTGGATTTTAATTCCTTCTTTAAAACTCCTATTAATTGTTGCAAATCTTGTGCGAAAGAAGACATGTTTATCAGCAACAATAGATAAAAAAAATTTCTCATTTTTGAATTTTGCATTCGTTGTAGGCTAAAAATAGTAAATTATTTATTGGAAAGAGATTCAAATATTCTTTTTTGAAGCTCAAAAATTTCATCACTTAACTTTTTCATATCTGTTTTGTGCTGAATTTGATAGGTAGCAATTATATTGGTTTTTTGCTGCAATATTTTTTGCTTTTGAATTAAAGTTTTCATCATTTTTTTTAGATGAATCATTTTTAGACGATGTGATTTATCACGGCTTTTATTCACCAAAATGAGTTTTACTATAATCACAAAGAGTAAAACAAAAGTGACAACAATCAATTTATCCATAAAAAAAGTCATTAAATCTAATACAAATTTGACTTAATGACTGCGCAATTTCAATACGACGAAATACGTATTTATTAGATTAATCTATCTGAAACTCTTTTTCCGAATTAATTTCATTGCCTTTATATTCAACTTTCCATCCTACAGAATGGGTTACCAAAAGGATTTTAGACAATTCACTTACCAATCGATTTTGGGCATTGGTTTTTAAAGATGATTTTTCAATTTTTCTAGCCAAATCGGCTTTTACTTTTTTGGTAATAGCATTAAAATCATCGCCAGTAAATTCATTAAACTTACTTTGTTCAATATCGTAATATTGAATATCTGGACTAATTTTTATTTCTTCTTTTGGTATGGAAACGATTCGAATCGTCTTGTGTTTTTCATCAATTTCATACTTCATTTGACGCAGATCATACATTACAGAAACATCAGAATTAGCGACAACAATTGCTTTTTTATCGAAAGAAACCAAGCCTCCCATATAACTGTCCTTATCTTTAAAGGTCAGTACTTGCGAATAATGGCCTTCGGTCACTACTAATTTTCCAACACTTTTAATCTGTTCTTGAATGAGATTTGAATTGTATTCGCTAGAAGTTTCAGAATCAGAAGTGAAATACTTGAAGGTAAAAAAAGTCAGGATTACAATTAAAAGTCCGTAAAATAGTTTTTTATAAAGATTGATCATACCAGAATCGTTAGAATTGCATAAAAGGAAAACGTTGTACTAATGTATCGATTTTTTGACGGGTATTATTTAGAAATTTTTGATGGTTTTCCGAATTAGGATTGAACGGTCGGTGATGCATTGCTTTTTGAACGTCGCACACTTTTTGCATCCATTCAAATTCCTCTTCTTTGACATAATTTTCGAAGAATTTTATCCAAATATAATCAATCGCCGTTTGATTGGGATGCAACATATCCTCAGCATAAAAGCGATAGTCCCGAAGCTCATCCATCATGATTTCGAAGCTGGGAAAATAATTACACTTCGACAAACTCGACCCAACAACTCTATTTACTGCCGTTATTAAATGCGACTTGCTAACATTGTTTTCTATAAATCCATCTTTGATATGACGAACTGGAGAAACCGTAAAAATGAATTTAGCATTCGGATTAACCGAAGTGATCAAAGAAATGATATTTTGGAGACTTTGCTGAATAACTTCAACCGAAAGCAGCTCTTTGGCAAACTGTTTTTGAGGCACTTTATGACAATTGGCCACAATTTCGCCTGAAATATTATCGCGATATACCCAAGAAGTTCCTAATGTGATAATGAAATGTGTGGATTCCTGCAATTGTTGATTCGCTGATTCGAGAATGGAATTGAGGTTAATTAGAATGGCTTCATTGTTTGAAGAACTCAATTCGGAATGGACCTCAAAACAATGCCAAGCTTCGTTATGGAAAAAAATATCGTTGGAGGTAAAATAGTCTTTATGAATACTTCTTCTAATAATTTTTTCTAAAGAAACCGCATTAAAAATAATTCCAAAAGGATTCACCACCGATTGAAATTTAAAATATCCCAACTTCTCCCCCATATTTTCCGCAAAACACGAACCTAACGACAGGATTTTCGATTGATAATCGAAAGGAAAATCACTTTTGGCAATGGGAACTGAGGTTCTAAACTCCATATTAGCAGATAATTTTAATCAAAAATAAAAATACAAAATATTAGCGGGACAATTTTAACGATTTCTTCACTCTTTTATTCCTTATTTTTGTTCCACCAAACAAACCACTGCGCTACTTCTAAAAATTCTATGACATCGCAACTACCAAAAAGTTTGCAAAAGCAAACACCAATAAAAATATGCGATCGCATATATACCTTTAAAAAACAATAAACAAAGTCATATATGAAACTACTATATAGTTATTTAAAAAAACACAAAGCCTTATTGTTTTTCGCATTATTAATGGCAGCCGTCAATATTTGTTTTAGTTTGAGTGATTCAATTATCACAGGTAAACTAATGCAAGATTGCGGTGTAGGAATTACAAAATACAAAGGAAATGAATTAGGCTTTATCAAAGCTGTTGGCTTTTGGTTGGGACTTTCTCTGGGAGCTGCCATGATTTCGCGTATTACCAAAAACTTTCAGGATTACTTTACCAACATTGTGATTCAACGCACTGGTGCCGAAATGTATACCGACGGTATCAAAAAATCGTTAGACTTACCTTACATGGAGTTTGAAGACCAACAAAGTGGTAAAACGTTAAGCATGCTTCAAAAAGTACGTTTAGATTCTGAGAAACTAATCACACTTTCTATTTCCTTGATTTTTCAAACAATAATAGGGTTCATTTTTGTCTTGGTATACATCTCTAGAATTGATTTTAGAATTGCGATTGTATTTATTTTAACCGCTCCAATTATTGCTTACATTAGTTCTTTTTTAGGTAAAAAAATCAAAGCTGTTTCTAGAAAAATTGTGCAACAAACCAATTCCTTGGCCGGTTCTACCACCGAAAGCTTACGCAACATTGAATTGGTAAAAAGTTTAGGCTTAACCCAACAAGAAGAAGGCCGATTAAACTCAAATACCCTAAAAATTTTACAACTCGAATTGCAAAAAATTAGATTTATTCGAAGTTTGAGTTTTATCCAAGGAACAACTGTTCACTTTATGCGTACTTGCATTGTTTTTACTTTATACTATTTTTTATTTAATAGCAAAATAGTGGTCGGCGACTTATTGACCATGGTATTTTTCACCTTCTTTATTTTTAATCCATTACAAGAACTCGGCGCTTTCATTATTGCTAAAAATGAGACCAAGGTTTCGATGGAAAACTTTGAAAAACTGTTAAGTGCTACTTCTGAATTCCGTCCAGAACAACCTAAAAAATTCGGAACGATTCAATCCTTAACTTTTTCCAATGTACATTTTCAACATAAAACCGCAAGTCAACCCGCAGTCGAGAACATCAATTTCACTATTAAGCAAGGAGAGACCGTGGCTTTCGTTGGGCCATCAGGGGCTGGTAAAACTACTTTGGTCAAACTTTTAGTAGGTTTATATCCTCCCGCAGAAGGTAATATCCTGTACAACAATATTGATTCTAAAGAAATTGATTTATTAGATTTACGTCAGCAATTAGGATTTGTAACGCAAGATGCTCAATTATTTTCCGGAACGATTAAAGAAAATTTACTATTTGTAAAACCTGACGCAACCGATCAGGAATTATTAGATGCTTTATACAAAGCCAGCTGTCAGAATTTATTAAAACGAGCCGAAAATGGTATAGACACCACTATTGGCGAAGGTGGAATAAAAGTATCGGGTGGAGAAAAGCAACGTTTGTCGATTGCCCGTGCGATATTACGTCACCCTAACTTATTGATTTTTGACGAAGCGACCTCAGCCTTAGATTCTATAACGGAAGAGGAAATTACCTCAACAATTAGAAATATTTCTGATGAGGATAGAATTACTGTATTGATAGCACACCGTTTATCAACAATTATGCATGCTGATAAGATTTTTGTATTAGAACAAGGAAAAATTATCGAACAAGGAAAACACGAGGATTTATTAGCTGAAAAAGGCTTGTACTATGCGATGTGGAGACAGCAAATAGGTGAAAGAAAAAGTTCTGCTTCAGCATAAAAAAAGCCCCAAACAATAAGTTTTGGGGCTTTTTTATTTTAATTTTATATGTCTAGTAAAAAAATTGAGTTGTTGACGAAGTGCCTCCGTGAGTTTCAGTTACCATTTTAGGATAGTTGTTTGATTCGTAAACAAATGTGTAAGAAGTCAAACCATTAGCAGTCGAATTCTCTGATACAATATTATTATTAATACCATTTGCTATACTATAACAGAAATTTAATTTGCTATAACCTGTAATGTTTTTAAGAGGATTTATTTTATTATCATATCCATATACAATAACATCGTCTGAGTTACCAAGATCATCAAATAACTCAATTTTAGAAACTTCTCCATTAGAAAAATAAATTTTACCTATTTGATCTAAATTAGTTTGTGATAATAAATCTCCGCTATAATAATTTACAGAAACAGTTCCATCTGTATTATAAGTGTAAACTTCTTTTTGGCCCCAATCAACATTTGGTTGTAAAGAAACCATAGAAATTATTCTACCACTAGCATCGTATGAATAATTGTCTACCTGATCAACTGTTCCATCATTTAACTTATATTCTATTTTTGTAATATTATCACCTGTATATGTAAAAAACAAATCAACCTCAGCACTATCATCAATAATAGTTACAATTTTATTTCCATTGTATGTTAAATTTGAAGTTATAGTAGCTCCAGTTTCATTACTAATTATCTTCTTTACCAAAATAGAACTAGGTGAGGGGTTTGATGGATTCGAAGGATTTGTAGGATTAGTTGAACTATCAGATGGTGGCATGTTAGGCTCAATATCATGAGAACATGAATTTAAAAGAAGTGCAAAAGCACCTATGATATAGGTAATTTTTTTCATAATAGATTTTGAATTTTTTTTGCGAATTAACAAAAAAAAGCTGAAAGTTAAACTCTCAGCTTTTAAAAAATGATTAATCAAAGTATTTTTGTTTTTTATATAACAATTAAGTTATTCATAGAAAAACTGTGTTGTATTATCTAACACTTCATTTCTATCATATATTTTTCTTTCTATTGGAAAAAATAACTCATTATAAGTAAATAATCTTTTATAACTTGACACAACCGTTGTCCAAGATCCATTTACATATTCATCAGCAGTACGCTTTATATTGTATAGATTTCCATCAGAAGTTATTTCTACATTATCAAATAATTTCTCATACCCTATTATATTAATGGTTGGATTTTTCTTAACATTGAATGTATACTCCTCCCATCTATCATTATATCTACCTCCAGCGATTATTGGATAATCAGTATTTATCTGTGAAGATACAGTAGTCCCTGAAAAATAAACTGTACCATCTGAAATTATAGTTTCCTGATTATTTGATAAGTTAATACTGAACACTTCATAATCTGCTACCTGTTCATTACCATTAATAAGATGATGATTGTATACCGTCTTTTTTTTAGCAGAAAGAGTTCCTCCAGAATATTCATACTTCATACACTGAGTAATTTTATCATTTTGGTAAGTATATTCTTTTTTTGATTTTAAAATTGCATTTGAGTAATTTTCTATTTTAGTAATTAAATCTCCAGTATATGTAAATTTAGTTTCATCATTATTTGTACCATCAGCAGTAAGAATTTTGTCGATTTTATATCCAACATAAAAATAAGTATCAGTTGTTACAACACTTCCTTTTGTTGTAATGGTCTTTTTTAGTAATATATTTCCTGATAGATCTATTTGTTCTTGAGTGTCAATATCATCACTTGACGAACATGAATTAAGAGCAAATAGTAAAAAACTAAATAGTAGGATAATTTTTTTCATTTAAAGGCTTTTTTTTAGAATCGCAAAGAAACAAAAAAAGCTGAAGGTTAGTTACTCTCAGCTTTTAATATTTTTTGATCATCTATTATTATTTCACATATTCAACAGCTTTCTCAATTGCTTCTTTAATTCCACCAACATTCTTTCCTTTTCCAGATGCAAAGAAAGATTGTCCACCACCATTTCCGTCGATTAGTTTTCCTAATTCACGGATAACATTTCCAGCGTTTAATCCTTTTTCAGCAACTAATTCTTTTGAAATGTGCAGTGAATATTGGCTTATCTTCAGTAACAGCTAAAGGAACCAAGAATAGATCGTTTTATTTGCAGTAATTCATAAGCCAAAGCTTGGACTATTCTCATGTAAATATACTTGTAAAGCCAAGAAATCAAAGTCATTAAGTCTTGTATTTGAGAAGCCAATAAAACCCTCTTAAAGGTTTATCGTTTTTCTTTTAACATTTCTAACTAAAGATTTATTCTCCATAAATAATTCGAAAACACCTAAATCAGAAATAATTATTTTTAAAATACTATAATATTTTTCATTAAACTCGGAATAACAATCGTCTAATAAATCTAATTCCTTTTTATTAATAAAGTCAGTAAATTTTTCAACAATTATAATTGCCTCTTTACATTCTGACAAAACTTTTGATGATAATAAATGACTATTTGAATAAAAAATATTTTCAATCTCTTCAACTTTATTATTAATTACATCTAAATCAGATTCAGATTTCAATGCTCTTATTAAAAAAGAATTCAAAATATGAAATTCAGAATTAAGACTTCCTAAAACATTAAATTGTTCTTTGTAAAAATGTTCTCTTAAAAAGTTTCTTCTATTCTTTAATGTAGTGATATAATTAAGTAAGCTAAAAACTAAAGTGGCAATAATACCTAAAGCATAAAGAGCATCTTTTATATCCATAGAACTACTTTTAAAGCTTTATTTCAAAAATTCAATTGCTTTCTCCAAGGCCTCTTTAATTCCATTCACATTTTTCCCTTTTCCTGAAGCGAAGAAAGGTTGTCCACCACCGTTTCCGTCGATTAGTTTTCCTAATTCTCTGATTACGTTTCCAGCGTTTAATCCTTTTTCAGCGACTAATTCTTTTGAAATGTAGCAGTGAATGTTTGGCGCATTATCTTCAATCGAAGCTAAGAATACAAACGCGTTTGGTTTTGAAGTTCCAATAGCTTGTGCTAAATCTTTAGTCGAACTCATAGATAAATCCACTTGTTTTGCTAAAAAGTTAATTCCGTTTACTTCTTGGAAATCGGCAACAAGCGTATTTTTTAATCCTTCTATTTTTTCTTTTACCAATTGCTCTAATTGTTTTTTCAATTTCGCATTATCATCTTGTAATGAAGTCACCGATTTTAAAACATCTTGTGGGTTTTTCAATACTTCTTTGATTTCTGCCAAAGTATCTTCTTGATTTTTATAGAAATCTTTCACCGCATCACCTGTAATCGCTTCAATACGACGAATTCCAGCCGCTACAGCTCCTTCTGAAATAATTTTGAAATGCCAAATATCAGCCGTGTTTTTTACGTGAATTCCACCACATAATTCTTTACTATCTCCAAATTCAATCATACGAACATTGTCGCCATATTTCTCACCAAATAAAGCCATCGCACCTTTGTCTAACGCTTCTTTGATTGGAATATTTCTGTGTTCTACCAATTGTAATTGCGCTTCGATTTGTTGATTTACACTTGCTTCTACTTGACGTAATTCTTCATCCGAAACTTTAGCAAAATGCGAGAAGTCAAAACGTAAGTAATTTGGATTTACTAACGAACCTTTTTGTTCAACATGTGTTCCTAAAATGCTTCTCAAAGCCAAATGCATCAAATGCGTAGCCGAGTGATTTTTAGAAGTTGAAGTTCTTAAATCGGTATTTACTTTGGCTACAAATTCAGCTTCCACGTTTTCTGGAAGTTGTTTTGCGAAATGTAATATTAGGTTGTTTTCTTTTTTCGTGTCGATAATTTCGATGGTTTCGTTTGCCGAAACTAATGTTCCTTTATCACCCACTTGTCCACCACCTTCTGGATAGAACGGCGTTGCATCTAAAACAATTTGGTACAAAACACCATCTTTTTTAGAATCTACTTTACGAATACGTGTGATTTTAACGTTGTTTTCGGTTTGGTCATAGCCAACAAATGTTTCCACATTTCCGTCTATTAAAACCTTCCAGTCGTCAGTAGTTACTTCTGAAGCCGCACGAGAACGCGCTTTTTGTTTTTGTAATTCAGTTTCGAATTCGGTTTCGTTAAACGAATAGCCTTTTTCTTTTAAAATTAAAGCCGTTAAGTCTTTCGGGAAACCAAACGTATCGTACAATTCGAAAACTTTTTCACCCGAAACTTCTTTTCCAGATGTTTCAGCAACTACTTTATCTAATAATTGTAATCCTTGTTCCAAAGTTCTTAAGAAAGACGCTTCTTCTTCGCGAATTACATTGGTAACCAATTGTTGTTGCGATTTAATCTCAGGGAAAAATTCGCCCATTTGATTCGCTAAAACTTCCACTAATTTATTGATGAAAGGTTCTTTCGTCCCTAAAAACGTAAATCCGTAACGAATCGCACGACGTAAAATTCTACGAATTACATAACCAGCACCTGTATTCGAAGGTAATTGACCGTCAGCAATAGCAAAAGCTACCGCACGAACGTGGTCTACAATTACACGAATCGCAATATTGGTTTTGTTTTGTTCTTCTGATATATTTTTAACTTCGTTTGAAGTATATTTTAATCCTGTAATTTCCTCAACTTTCGCGATAAGCGGCGTGAAAACATCCGTATCGTAATTTGAAGTTACATTTTGCATCGCCATACACAAACGCTCAAATCCCATTCCGGTATCTACGTGTTGTGCTGGTAATTTTTCTAACGAACCATCCGCTTTACGGTTGAATTCCATAAATACGTTGTTCCAAATTTCCACTACTTGCGGATGATCAGCATTCACTAATTCTCTTCCTGAAACAGCATTTCTTTCAGCATCAGTTCTTAAATCGATATGAATTTCCGAACATGGACCACACGGACCTTGGTCGCCCATTTCCCAGAAATTGTCTTTTTTATTTCCTAAAATGATACGGTCTTCCGAAACGTATTGTTTCCAAATATCAAACGCTTCTTGGTCAAATGGAACGTTCTCTGCTGGATTTCCTTCAAAAACAGAAACATACAAACGGTCTTTGTCTAATTTCAACACTTCAGTTAAGAATTCCCAAGCCCAAGCCAATGCTTCTTTCTTGAAATAATCGCCAAAAGACCAGTTCCCTAGCATTTCAAACATGGTGTGGTGATAGGTGTCAAAACCTACATCTTCTAAATCATTGTGTTTACCAGAAACACGAAGACATTTTTGCGTATCGGCGATTCTAGGACTTTTTGGAGTTCCATTACCTAAAAAATATTCTTTGAATTGGGCCATTCCCGAGTTGTTGAACATCAAAGTTGGGTCGTCTTTTAAAACGATTGGCGCAGAAGGAACAATTAAATGTCCTTTAGATTCAAAAAAATTAAGGTATGCCTTACGAATGTCTTGTGATTTCATTATTTGGCTAATATTTTGTTACTTTGTGATAATTGTGTGCAAAAATAGTACATTTTTTAAAGAATGGGGAAAGTAAAATATTATTTCGACACTGAAAGTTTAGCCTATCGAAAAATTAAACCGAAAAAAGGAAGAAACTTAGGCTTCGCTGCACTTTTCTTATTGGCTTCGGCTCTTTTTGGTTTCCTATGTTTTTTTGTGCTTTCAAACACAAAATATTTTGAAACTCCAAAAGACAAAATCCAAGCTCGAGAAATAGAAAACCTAAAGCTAAACTACACAATTCTTAACCAAAAAATCAACGAACTAGACGAGGTGCTTGGAAATGTTCAAGAGCGTGATAAAAATATTTACAAAGTTTACTTTAATGCCACTCCTACTCAAATAGAGAAAGATAGCATTAACAGCAAAATCACTTTTAGAGAATTGTTAAAACTCAATAATGAGCAAATTATTGAAAAAACAAATGGGCGTGTTGCACAAATT contains:
- a CDS encoding response regulator translates to MIRIAIVDDNTFLQKTIQDKLSFFADVEVRMKAIHGQDIIEKLEKNHHLDLILMDIEMPKMNGIEATAIIKSKFPQIKIIMLTVFDNDENIFKAIKAGADGYFLKEVNPQELYNGIQETLSGGAGMTPSIAMKTLKLLREPLVFDDVIAKEEISLTSREVEVLEQLSKGLKYNAIAENLFLSPGTIRKHVENIYTKLQVHNKLEAIQKAKNNKLI
- a CDS encoding tetratricopeptide repeat-containing sensor histidine kinase — protein: MRNFFYLLLLINMSSFAQDLQQLIGVLKKELKSKPNLERTTQIYSDLGWNYMDVSLDSALVYEEKALLLAHKTKKHQLITQCYSNLGGIYLRKENFKKSEENYRKAIQIRTVNKDFEGVAKAKINIGNVFASKQDYVPATRYFIEAIQYFEGKNDTIASLTKGNLGLIFFEMKNYEKAIKYLQESTDFLQKNDMKQGLCHTYLSLGDVYLDKKDTLKALNSYKISLEHCKSCQDNLGISTLNQRIGAVHSAKGNSENAKKYYQISEKLLKELNSEIEQSNVLLSKSEDFIQQKRYREAYELLLKVKKIHQQYESDRYLTETYKKLTLVCLYQNMKDSSAFYFNAYNHLKDEKLKSTVLEQTAELETKYQTAEKEKQLLQKEAEAKKKTTTIIILSLLAFFIAIVGFLIYRQQRLKNVQQKQEFELQTAIAQIENQNKLHEQRLAISRDLHDNIGAQLTFIISSVENLKFGFPSMEMSIKNHLTKISDFTKTTIVELRDTIWAMNANEFTFDDLSSRIYNFIEKAQSAKENTAFKFTVDDRLKNYKFSSLEGINLYRTIQEAVNNAIKYADANAISIQVQPNKSGITVEITDNGKGFDLDGIDLGNGIVNMQKRIEEIGGVFQIHSDLGKGTQITISLNK
- a CDS encoding DUF4230 domain-containing protein translates to MINLYKKLFYGLLIVILTFFTFKYFTSDSETSSEYNSNLIQEQIKSVGKLVVTEGHYSQVLTFKDKDSYMGGLVSFDKKAIVVANSDVSVMYDLRQMKYEIDEKHKTIRIVSIPKEEIKISPDIQYYDIEQSKFNEFTGDDFNAITKKVKADLARKIEKSSLKTNAQNRLVSELSKILLVTHSVGWKVEYKGNEINSEKEFQID
- a CDS encoding GSCFA domain-containing protein, producing MEFRTSVPIAKSDFPFDYQSKILSLGSCFAENMGEKLGYFKFQSVVNPFGIIFNAVSLEKIIRRSIHKDYFTSNDIFFHNEAWHCFEVHSELSSSNNEAILINLNSILESANQQLQESTHFIITLGTSWVYRDNISGEIVANCHKVPQKQFAKELLSVEVIQQSLQNIISLITSVNPNAKFIFTVSPVRHIKDGFIENNVSKSHLITAVNRVVGSSLSKCNYFPSFEIMMDELRDYRFYAEDMLHPNQTAIDYIWIKFFENYVKEEEFEWMQKVCDVQKAMHHRPFNPNSENHQKFLNNTRQKIDTLVQRFPFMQF
- a CDS encoding ABC transporter ATP-binding protein, with the translated sequence MKLLYSYLKKHKALLFFALLMAAVNICFSLSDSIITGKLMQDCGVGITKYKGNELGFIKAVGFWLGLSLGAAMISRITKNFQDYFTNIVIQRTGAEMYTDGIKKSLDLPYMEFEDQQSGKTLSMLQKVRLDSEKLITLSISLIFQTIIGFIFVLVYISRIDFRIAIVFILTAPIIAYISSFLGKKIKAVSRKIVQQTNSLAGSTTESLRNIELVKSLGLTQQEEGRLNSNTLKILQLELQKIRFIRSLSFIQGTTVHFMRTCIVFTLYYFLFNSKIVVGDLLTMVFFTFFIFNPLQELGAFIIAKNETKVSMENFEKLLSATSEFRPEQPKKFGTIQSLTFSNVHFQHKTASQPAVENINFTIKQGETVAFVGPSGAGKTTLVKLLVGLYPPAEGNILYNNIDSKEIDLLDLRQQLGFVTQDAQLFSGTIKENLLFVKPDATDQELLDALYKASCQNLLKRAENGIDTTIGEGGIKVSGGEKQRLSIARAILRHPNLLIFDEATSALDSITEEEITSTIRNISDEDRITVLIAHRLSTIMHADKIFVLEQGKIIEQGKHEDLLAEKGLYYAMWRQQIGERKSSASA
- a CDS encoding DHHA1 domain-containing protein, with protein sequence MLLKISQYSLHISKELVAEKGLNAGNVIRELGKLIDGNGGGQSFFASGKGKNVGGIKEAIEKAVEYVK
- the alaS gene encoding alanine--tRNA ligase, with translation MKSQDIRKAYLNFFESKGHLIVPSAPIVLKDDPTLMFNNSGMAQFKEYFLGNGTPKSPRIADTQKCLRVSGKHNDLEDVGFDTYHHTMFEMLGNWSFGDYFKKEALAWAWEFLTEVLKLDKDRLYVSVFEGNPAENVPFDQEAFDIWKQYVSEDRIILGNKKDNFWEMGDQGPCGPCSEIHIDLRTDAERNAVSGRELVNADHPQVVEIWNNVFMEFNRKADGSLEKLPAQHVDTGMGFERLCMAMQNVTSNYDTDVFTPLIAKVEEITGLKYTSNEVKNISEEQNKTNIAIRVIVDHVRAVAFAIADGQLPSNTGAGYVIRRILRRAIRYGFTFLGTKEPFINKLVEVLANQMGEFFPEIKSQQQLVTNVIREEEASFLRTLEQGLQLLDKVVAETSGKEVSGEKVFELYDTFGFPKDLTALILKEKGYSFNETEFETELQKQKARSRAASEVTTDDWKVLIDGNVETFVGYDQTENNVKITRIRKVDSKKDGVLYQIVLDATPFYPEGGGQVGDKGTLVSANETIEIIDTKKENNLILHFAKQLPENVEAEFVAKVNTDLRTSTSKNHSATHLMHLALRSILGTHVEQKGSLVNPNYLRFDFSHFAKVSDEELRQVEASVNQQIEAQLQLVEHRNIPIKEALDKGAMALFGEKYGDNVRMIEFGDSKELCGGIHVKNTADIWHFKIISEGAVAAGIRRIEAITGDAVKDFYKNQEDTLAEIKEVLKNPQDVLKSVTSLQDDNAKLKKQLEQLVKEKIEGLKNTLVADFQEVNGINFLAKQVDLSMSSTKDLAQAIGTSKPNAFVFLASIEDNAPNIHCYISKELVAEKGLNAGNVIRELGKLIDGNGGGQPFFASGKGKNVNGIKEALEKAIEFLK